In one Candidatus Thorarchaeota archaeon genomic region, the following are encoded:
- a CDS encoding HAD-IB family phosphatase — MSIQLVVFDVDGTLTCHNSIWWRLHQAFGTETEGRRFYDMFFSGDISYQQWADFDAALWKGRSVREVMEVVRATELVPGAVEAIRELKANGIKVAILSGGIDLLADDVARRVGIEYVLTNRLQHVDGVLTGRVEVGVGWGEKVQEIKQVANHFGIPLDRTAFVGDGKNDLSVFAVVPLSIAFRPETPEVARAATVSVEGDDLRGILPYLLKSPGQ, encoded by the coding sequence ATGAGCATACAACTGGTCGTCTTCGATGTCGACGGCACTCTGACCTGCCACAACAGCATCTGGTGGCGACTGCACCAGGCCTTCGGCACAGAAACGGAGGGCCGAAGATTCTATGACATGTTCTTTTCTGGCGACATCTCATATCAACAGTGGGCCGACTTCGATGCGGCTCTCTGGAAGGGCCGCTCGGTTCGGGAGGTCATGGAGGTCGTGCGCGCCACTGAGTTAGTACCCGGTGCCGTTGAGGCCATTCGCGAGCTGAAGGCTAACGGCATCAAGGTTGCAATACTGAGCGGGGGGATAGACCTTCTTGCAGACGATGTCGCGCGCCGGGTTGGGATTGAGTATGTTCTCACCAACAGGCTGCAACATGTCGACGGTGTTCTGACCGGCAGAGTTGAGGTAGGCGTCGGTTGGGGTGAGAAGGTCCAGGAGATCAAGCAGGTGGCCAATCACTTCGGGATACCCCTTGACAGGACAGCATTCGTCGGTGATGGAAAAAACGACCTGAGCGTGTTTGCCGTCGTCCCCCTGTCAATTGCCTTCAGACCGGAGACTCCTGAGGTCGCCAGAGCCGCAACTGTCTCGGTTGAGGGGGACGACCTACGCGGCATACTTCCCTATCTGCTCAAAAGCCCCGGCCAATGA
- a CDS encoding AAA family ATPase gives MSQSLKPILPFTAIVGLRTLKLALVLNGINHRIGGVLISGPKGTGKTTVVRGFADLLPEVDVVEGCRFGCSPTVPDSLCQECRARVASGETLVSKKRKMRVVNLPLSTTEDRLIGSIDIERVLRDGIQALRPGILAEANQNVLYVDEVNLLPDHLVDDLLDVAATKVNVIEREGISLAHPSDFILVGTMNPEEGELRPQLLDRFPLHVSIGRDLTVDERMELVERNLAFESDPDAFLASWQASQSELRDQIKRAKELLDSVVLPKYALKAIAMACDALEVDGVRPDITISKTAITNAAFEGRSEVTTEDLQMAAQLALSHRTRRGGLLEPPSPQDIDQAISRASEVARKSDRRSSPNEVPEESDKSGRRFSGGKFGRQSTYAESGKAEGKKKAPSE, from the coding sequence ATGAGTCAGTCACTGAAACCCATTCTGCCATTCACAGCAATAGTGGGCCTGAGGACTCTGAAACTGGCTCTCGTTCTCAACGGCATCAACCATCGTATCGGTGGAGTATTGATCTCCGGTCCCAAGGGCACAGGAAAGACCACAGTTGTGAGGGGCTTCGCAGACCTTCTGCCAGAAGTGGATGTTGTCGAAGGCTGTCGTTTCGGGTGCAGTCCAACAGTGCCAGACTCGCTCTGCCAAGAGTGTCGAGCCAGAGTCGCTTCCGGAGAGACACTGGTTTCCAAGAAGAGAAAGATGCGTGTTGTGAACCTGCCTCTGTCGACAACCGAGGACCGGCTCATAGGTTCCATAGACATCGAACGCGTGCTGCGCGATGGCATTCAGGCCCTCAGACCTGGGATTCTTGCAGAGGCCAATCAAAACGTGCTGTATGTTGACGAGGTTAACCTCCTTCCTGACCATCTTGTTGATGACCTGCTGGACGTGGCCGCGACAAAGGTGAACGTGATTGAACGTGAGGGAATATCACTTGCGCACCCGTCCGACTTCATCCTCGTCGGCACGATGAACCCAGAAGAGGGAGAGCTTCGGCCGCAACTACTTGACAGGTTCCCTCTCCACGTTTCAATTGGAAGGGATCTCACAGTCGACGAGCGAATGGAGCTCGTAGAACGTAATCTTGCATTCGAGAGTGACCCGGATGCATTTCTGGCTTCTTGGCAGGCATCCCAGTCCGAGCTCAGAGATCAAATCAAGAGGGCCAAGGAGCTCCTCGACTCAGTCGTCTTGCCCAAGTATGCCCTGAAGGCCATCGCCATGGCGTGCGACGCGCTGGAGGTTGATGGTGTCCGGCCAGACATCACAATCAGCAAGACTGCGATCACCAACGCGGCGTTCGAGGGTCGCTCCGAGGTCACGACCGAGGATCTTCAAATGGCTGCCCAGCTCGCACTCAGCCATCGCACTCGAAGAGGTGGACTGCTTGAGCCGCCATCGCCTCAGGACATAGACCAGGCCATCAGTAGGGCGTCGGAGGTCGCACGGAAGAGCGACCGACGCAGCTCACCAAACGAAGTGCCGGAGGAGTCAGACAAGTCTGGCAGGAGGTTCAGCGGCGGCAAGTTTGGGCGGCAGAGCACCTATGCTGAGAGTGGGAAGGCCGAGGGAAAAAAAAAAGCTCCCAGCGAGTGA
- a CDS encoding VWA domain-containing protein: MRNPEGNPVKGTICAIMMLSIFPYFAWIYLSPLNLITGTPLGSLPSLPILIVDTLLYVPLIYQTIRYWLRNMTRRKSGPAAGIDVVEPGRVEPEPGDELGTVTRRYSEKSPPRIMGPKSEIRDTPTALADEFFVKLPDIDTGIEIFDSGQLISRAMVRSKVSSGGWIGKRVSSRGSGSLKASDAATHGRPRRWRTPSGVIGSLHIPATIMAAVARTGRLIPGGRIRIQADDLREKVFASRTPLTVILVVDVSLSMKSSAAEVRRLIERIESETRGSRDRCGIVAFKDSGAVEVQSPTTNWNKIYRALARLKSSGLTPLANGMVKALETIRRERMRNPDVEPLVVLISDFAPNIPLAQTARPGDSEYTPVRDLVRAARLLRKERVRLAAVNVDKSQMGWTRVLKLPYHDALELAVTLRMRKEGLFDPVETVLSVSEFRKEFGAFLVARVADGRAYLSTEILREKSVIGAFLRGSQTRSRLRKEDLRSAESYLR; the protein is encoded by the coding sequence GTGAGAAACCCTGAGGGAAACCCGGTCAAGGGTACTATCTGTGCCATAATGATGCTCTCCATCTTCCCGTACTTCGCATGGATTTACTTGTCACCTCTGAATCTCATCACTGGTACACCTCTCGGGTCGCTTCCGTCCCTTCCTATCCTGATAGTTGACACACTACTCTATGTCCCTCTTATCTATCAGACAATCCGGTATTGGCTGCGGAACATGACGCGACGGAAGTCAGGCCCTGCCGCAGGTATTGACGTTGTAGAGCCTGGTCGAGTCGAACCGGAACCCGGTGATGAGCTAGGTACTGTCACGCGTAGGTACTCTGAGAAGTCGCCACCTAGGATTATGGGTCCAAAGTCTGAGATTCGCGACACTCCCACTGCACTCGCTGATGAGTTCTTCGTCAAGTTGCCTGACATTGATACCGGGATTGAGATATTCGACTCTGGACAGCTCATCTCGCGGGCAATGGTGCGTTCAAAGGTGTCTTCTGGTGGGTGGATAGGCAAGAGAGTGAGTTCACGTGGGTCGGGCTCTCTCAAGGCCTCGGATGCTGCCACTCACGGTAGACCCCGAAGATGGAGGACTCCCTCTGGAGTCATTGGAAGTCTGCATATTCCTGCGACGATAATGGCGGCAGTCGCTCGTACGGGGAGACTGATTCCCGGTGGTCGCATTCGCATACAGGCTGATGACCTGCGAGAGAAGGTATTTGCAAGCCGCACGCCGCTGACCGTCATACTTGTCGTTGATGTGAGTCTGTCGATGAAGTCGTCAGCAGCGGAGGTCCGCAGGCTGATTGAACGGATTGAAAGCGAGACGAGAGGGTCCCGAGACCGCTGCGGCATTGTAGCATTCAAGGACTCAGGAGCAGTCGAGGTCCAGTCCCCCACGACGAACTGGAACAAGATATACAGGGCTCTCGCCCGCCTGAAGTCATCCGGTCTCACACCTCTTGCTAACGGAATGGTCAAGGCGCTTGAGACGATCCGAAGAGAGAGAATGAGAAACCCGGATGTGGAACCTCTTGTAGTCCTCATCTCTGACTTCGCACCGAACATACCTCTGGCACAGACGGCCCGACCAGGCGACTCGGAGTACACGCCCGTGAGGGATCTGGTTCGGGCCGCAAGACTCCTGAGGAAAGAACGGGTTCGACTTGCTGCTGTCAATGTGGACAAGTCGCAGATGGGCTGGACACGCGTCCTGAAGCTCCCCTACCATGATGCGCTTGAGCTGGCAGTCACGCTCAGGATGAGAAAGGAGGGTCTCTTTGATCCTGTGGAGACCGTACTGTCTGTGTCCGAGTTCAGAAAGGAGTTCGGAGCTTTTCTGGTTGCGCGTGTGGCAGACGGTAGAGCGTACCTGTCAACCGAGATTCTGAGAGAGAAATCGGTCATTGGAGCCTTCCTGCGCGGCAGTCAGACTCGCAGCAGGCTGCGCAAAGAGGACCTCAGGTCCGCGGAGTCATATCTCCGCTGA
- a CDS encoding NFYB/HAP3 family transcription factor subunit has protein sequence MSYVVKSKIQEFAKKHEMNVGSDFYPELDKKIEELLKEASKRCTENKRKTLKAYDL, from the coding sequence ATGAGTTACGTTGTGAAGAGTAAAATCCAAGAGTTCGCGAAGAAGCATGAAATGAATGTGGGCTCGGACTTCTACCCAGAACTGGACAAGAAGATCGAGGAGCTCCTCAAGGAAGCTTCCAAGAGATGCACCGAGAACAAGCGTAAGACCCTAAAGGCATACGATCTGTAG
- a CDS encoding nucleoside phosphorylase yields the protein MEKEREYHIGVAPGELPELVLLPGDPDRARLIAESFFQSPEQVAKKREYWSFRGKHHGVGVAVCSTGIGCPAAAIALEELIRVGCTTFIRVGTAGAIDPTLCSGDLVILTGVVRNDGTSRQYVPIEFPAVADFGLIQLLTEQATARGVRFRVGIGHSKDAFYSEFPHMVASPEHQRQQWESLRRARVIATEMESAALYTIGHLRGVRVATICTIVGESVDKEARIDRLPPLDNMVLTALDALAATMNSK from the coding sequence ATGGAGAAGGAAAGAGAGTACCACATCGGAGTAGCGCCAGGGGAGCTTCCTGAGCTTGTGCTTCTGCCTGGCGACCCAGATCGAGCTCGTCTGATTGCAGAGTCATTCTTTCAGTCGCCCGAGCAGGTTGCAAAGAAACGAGAGTATTGGAGCTTCAGAGGCAAGCACCATGGGGTAGGAGTCGCGGTGTGTTCGACGGGGATAGGATGCCCCGCGGCAGCCATAGCTCTGGAGGAGCTCATACGGGTGGGATGTACAACCTTCATCAGAGTTGGCACAGCCGGAGCAATCGACCCCACCCTGTGTTCAGGAGACCTTGTGATTCTTACCGGGGTCGTGAGAAACGACGGGACATCACGACAGTACGTCCCCATCGAGTTTCCAGCTGTGGCAGACTTCGGTTTGATTCAACTACTGACGGAACAAGCCACAGCTCGTGGCGTCAGGTTCCGAGTCGGAATAGGACACAGCAAGGATGCATTCTACAGTGAGTTTCCGCACATGGTGGCCAGTCCAGAACACCAACGTCAGCAATGGGAGTCGCTGAGACGAGCTCGGGTCATAGCCACGGAAATGGAGTCAGCTGCACTCTATACCATCGGCCACTTGCGGGGCGTCCGAGTTGCGACGATTTGCACGATAGTTGGTGAATCCGTGGACAAGGAGGCAAGAATAGACAGGCTGCCTCCGCTGGACAACATGGTACTCACTGCATTGGATGCACTTGCAGCCACCATGAACTCGAAGTGA
- a CDS encoding HAD family hydrolase: MLRAAVFDLDGTITKLTLPLDAMRRDTKNYFLTRGLPPHILDPDDGISSSTQKARAYFLSRGLSEDAWLKMEREVDDLLSRHEGLAANGVELIEGALSAVHRIRGAGLKTAILTNNGRVAVNMILQRVPLDEYFDIIQTRNESPSPKPFPEGIVHLLTRLGVRIDEAVYVGDARIDAAAAARAGIEFIGVATGETSAEVLRSVGATHVFLSLESVADHILGRLS, translated from the coding sequence ATGCTCAGAGCGGCAGTGTTCGACCTCGATGGAACCATCACCAAGCTCACACTTCCGCTGGATGCGATGCGCAGGGACACGAAGAACTACTTCCTGACGAGAGGTCTCCCCCCTCACATTCTTGACCCTGACGATGGAATATCAAGCTCGACCCAGAAGGCAAGGGCGTATTTTCTCTCCAGAGGACTCTCAGAGGATGCGTGGCTGAAAATGGAGCGAGAGGTTGACGACCTTCTCAGCAGACATGAAGGCCTTGCCGCAAATGGGGTTGAACTCATAGAGGGCGCTCTCTCTGCAGTCCACAGGATTCGTGGGGCTGGACTGAAGACCGCGATACTCACGAACAATGGCCGTGTCGCAGTCAATATGATCCTTCAGCGAGTTCCCCTTGACGAATACTTCGACATCATTCAGACGCGGAACGAGTCGCCCAGCCCCAAGCCCTTTCCTGAGGGAATTGTTCACCTTCTTACAAGGCTTGGCGTGCGGATTGACGAAGCAGTCTACGTTGGCGACGCGCGCATAGATGCCGCAGCGGCTGCACGTGCAGGGATTGAGTTCATCGGCGTTGCCACCGGTGAGACCTCTGCAGAAGTACTCCGGAGTGTGGGTGCCACTCACGTCTTCTTGAGCCTCGAGTCCGTGGCGGACCACATACTTGGTCGTCTCAGTTGA
- a CDS encoding helix-hairpin-helix domain-containing protein produces the protein MRYMLGVFIGALLPGIVFMGSAVINALGYGVTDPVVLQSLWSLFLGWVFVSALILVVPPIAVYFARRQLFREFFFYEFGGLAFFSPFWIGLAAEVSGTPWVEVFTSGVRSGLPSLGPDGTLIGTDIGAIVLTPLMIASLVVGLLVLRPSLILRMSGPGVATEALSAVETVGATPAPSTIEGAPAAVAETPSKAAKASGKAAKAAKPISKGQVDSEMPGVSAPVADDTTIAELRVFLSELSVPEMTINAIINAGIATVTDLVSTGTEQFVSVVGLDRKTAQDLYVAIQKKAWYGGL, from the coding sequence TTGAGGTATATGCTTGGTGTCTTCATTGGTGCCCTGCTTCCGGGCATCGTTTTCATGGGAAGTGCTGTGATCAACGCACTTGGCTATGGCGTGACAGACCCGGTCGTACTACAGTCGTTGTGGAGTCTCTTCTTGGGTTGGGTGTTCGTCTCGGCACTGATACTCGTCGTACCGCCAATTGCAGTCTACTTTGCCCGTCGCCAGCTCTTCAGGGAGTTCTTCTTCTATGAGTTTGGCGGACTTGCATTCTTCTCGCCCTTCTGGATAGGGCTAGCGGCCGAGGTTTCTGGCACTCCGTGGGTAGAGGTCTTCACCAGTGGCGTCCGATCTGGACTCCCCTCTCTTGGTCCGGATGGCACACTCATCGGCACTGACATTGGTGCGATTGTGTTGACACCTTTGATGATTGCATCTCTTGTCGTCGGACTGCTTGTCCTCAGACCGAGTCTCATTCTGCGGATGTCCGGTCCCGGTGTGGCGACCGAGGCGCTCTCCGCGGTTGAGACGGTCGGAGCGACTCCGGCGCCTAGTACTATTGAAGGAGCCCCTGCTGCAGTGGCCGAGACCCCCAGCAAGGCAGCGAAGGCGTCTGGAAAGGCAGCAAAGGCAGCAAAGCCAATCAGCAAGGGGCAGGTGGACTCTGAGATGCCCGGTGTGTCAGCTCCAGTAGCGGACGACACGACCATTGCCGAGCTTCGAGTCTTTCTCTCTGAGCTGTCCGTACCGGAGATGACCATCAATGCAATCATCAATGCGGGGATTGCAACAGTGACCGATCTGGTCTCAACTGGCACCGAGCAGTTTGTCTCGGTGGTGGGTCTGGACAGAAAGACCGCACAGGACCTCTACGTGGCAATCCAGAAGAAGGCATGGTACGGCGGTCTCTGA
- a CDS encoding hydrogenase: MLPGKVPPDVLIRSVFPFLGSDDRDVILGPSIGRDASLIRVGDTVFVVSTDPVTGSVEDIGWIAVNVNANDIATFGVRPRWFLLSVLLPPGSTPQDLERIMRQVHEASLALGVSVVGGHSEVTEGLGRPIITGFMIGVTKEGAYVTSSGARPGDVIVLTKTVGLEGTSILCTEGRDVLHKHLPYEVVQAGMSLRSMISVVKDGTAAYSTGLVTAMHDPTEGGVYGGIHEICDASGTGCEIDSTTIPLHPATERLCHLLNIDPLGLISSGCMLMTCPSQDKDRLVQALTDAGIPTTCIGRVTADAARRVMSTGDATRSLPRPLTDELWVALRRMESLRTS, translated from the coding sequence TTGCTGCCCGGTAAGGTCCCGCCTGACGTTCTCATCCGTTCTGTCTTTCCGTTCCTTGGTTCTGACGACCGTGATGTCATTCTAGGTCCTAGCATCGGACGAGACGCATCCCTCATACGTGTGGGTGATACTGTCTTTGTTGTTTCTACTGACCCAGTCACAGGTTCTGTTGAAGACATCGGGTGGATTGCTGTCAATGTCAATGCAAACGACATTGCTACGTTTGGTGTACGACCACGCTGGTTTCTCCTGTCTGTTCTGTTGCCCCCCGGTAGTACCCCCCAAGATCTCGAACGCATAATGCGCCAAGTACACGAAGCCTCTCTGGCCTTGGGCGTGTCTGTTGTCGGGGGACACTCTGAGGTGACCGAGGGCTTGGGTAGACCTATTATCACAGGATTCATGATAGGCGTGACCAAAGAAGGAGCCTATGTCACATCCTCGGGTGCCAGACCCGGTGATGTCATAGTCCTCACGAAGACCGTAGGACTAGAGGGAACATCCATCCTGTGTACAGAGGGCCGCGACGTGTTACACAAGCATCTTCCGTATGAAGTCGTCCAAGCTGGGATGAGCTTGCGGTCAATGATTAGTGTTGTGAAAGATGGTACTGCCGCCTACTCAACAGGACTGGTGACAGCAATGCATGACCCGACCGAGGGTGGGGTATATGGTGGTATCCACGAGATCTGTGATGCTAGTGGCACCGGGTGCGAAATAGACTCCACCACCATTCCTCTTCACCCCGCCACCGAAAGACTATGTCACCTGCTCAACATTGATCCTCTGGGACTCATAAGCAGCGGGTGCATGCTGATGACCTGTCCGTCACAAGACAAGGACCGGTTGGTACAAGCGCTCACTGACGCAGGTATTCCGACCACCTGTATTGGCAGAGTCACAGCCGATGCTGCTAGGCGTGTCATGTCGACCGGGGACGCGACTCGTTCCCTTCCGAGACCTCTGACTGATGAGCTATGGGTTGCGCTCAGGAGAATGGAGTCGCTAAGAACCTCCTGA
- a CDS encoding threonine synthase, translating into MTGLLSYVEHLECPECHRRFPIDSLTSLCVCGSPLFVIYDIDAVVESVARGEFPTNVSSMWRYSHLMPVKSASNVVSLGEGWTPLLLSRRLGNHVGLQTLMIKDEVQNPTGSFKDRGLCVAVSKHIELGIRSFALPSAGNAAISLSAYCAAAGVIAHVYMPDDTPENFFRACETYGANTNRVAGTISDCGKQMRNRGGEWKDLSTTREPYRVEGKKTIAFEVSEQLHWKPPDAIVCPTGGGTAIVGIWKGMDELEALGLIGAERPRLYAAQSASCAPVVHALEKKLDTVEPWPDPKTTALGLRVPSPFAGRLILRAIRSTGGTAIAVPEREIAEAQKLGSKMEGIDMGPEAAVGLAGIRSLTESGEIGHDEQVVLLNTGTATRYWC; encoded by the coding sequence GTGACTGGCTTGCTGTCGTACGTTGAGCATCTGGAGTGTCCCGAGTGCCATAGGCGTTTTCCGATCGACAGCCTGACTAGCCTGTGTGTATGCGGCTCTCCACTCTTCGTCATCTACGACATTGACGCTGTGGTTGAATCAGTAGCCAGAGGGGAGTTCCCCACGAACGTCAGTTCGATGTGGAGATACTCGCACCTCATGCCGGTCAAGTCGGCATCCAACGTAGTCAGCCTAGGGGAAGGATGGACTCCGCTCCTTCTCTCACGACGACTCGGCAATCACGTCGGACTGCAGACCCTGATGATAAAGGACGAGGTACAAAACCCGACTGGCTCCTTCAAGGACAGGGGACTGTGCGTGGCAGTCTCGAAGCACATTGAGCTTGGTATTCGCTCCTTTGCCCTGCCGTCGGCAGGGAATGCGGCCATCTCGTTGAGCGCATACTGTGCTGCTGCGGGAGTGATAGCCCATGTGTACATGCCTGATGACACTCCAGAGAACTTCTTCAGAGCGTGTGAAACATATGGAGCGAATACCAATCGTGTCGCTGGCACAATCTCCGACTGCGGCAAGCAGATGAGAAACAGAGGAGGCGAGTGGAAGGACCTGTCCACCACACGAGAGCCGTATCGTGTTGAAGGAAAGAAGACGATCGCGTTCGAAGTATCAGAACAGCTACACTGGAAACCACCTGACGCCATAGTGTGTCCGACAGGCGGAGGTACAGCAATAGTAGGGATATGGAAAGGCATGGACGAGCTCGAGGCGCTCGGTCTCATAGGCGCGGAGCGGCCAAGACTCTACGCTGCTCAGAGCGCATCATGTGCGCCGGTCGTTCATGCACTCGAGAAGAAGCTGGACACAGTCGAGCCATGGCCAGACCCAAAGACAACTGCGTTGGGACTGCGTGTGCCGAGCCCGTTTGCAGGCAGACTAATACTCCGAGCAATCCGCAGTACCGGAGGCACAGCCATTGCAGTGCCCGAACGTGAGATAGCAGAAGCACAGAAACTGGGGTCCAAGATGGAGGGGATTGATATGGGACCTGAAGCAGCTGTCGGTCTAGCTGGCATCAGGAGTCTCACTGAGTCGGGAGAGATAGGCCATGACGAGCAGGTGGTTCTGCTGAACACGGGCACTGCAACGAGGTACTGGTGCTAG
- the wecB gene encoding UDP-N-acetylglucosamine 2-epimerase (non-hydrolyzing), translated as MDCFFVLGTRPEIVKLAPIIHECERRDVSSYILHTGQHYSQNMSSAIFEDLELRPPDRDLSIGSGTHAEQTAYALLGIEKELVSVRPKVVVAQGDTNAVLSAALAAIKLGIRLAHVEAGLRSYDRRMPEEHNRRLTDHASDYLFAPTEHSARILREEKVWGEVFVTGNTVIDAIEAALPRARKKSRILSDLDLKGRDFVLLTLHRAENVDDRSVLNGLIRGIMSLDREVVFAAHPRTVSRLKEFGLMSTIESAGTIRVIPPPSYLDFLVLLQACRFVLTDSGGIQEEATAPSVNKSVFVLRTSTERPEAVESGHASVVGVDPASFPQRILEDLAHEKTCSRRCPFGDGRASRTILDILQRRLG; from the coding sequence ATGGACTGTTTCTTCGTTCTAGGCACCAGACCCGAGATAGTGAAACTGGCCCCCATAATACACGAGTGTGAACGAAGAGATGTGAGCTCATACATCTTGCACACTGGGCAGCACTACTCTCAGAACATGAGCAGTGCAATCTTCGAAGACTTAGAACTGAGACCCCCAGACAGGGACCTCAGTATCGGGTCAGGGACACACGCAGAACAGACAGCATATGCTCTCCTGGGCATAGAGAAGGAACTGGTTTCTGTGAGACCAAAGGTCGTTGTGGCTCAGGGTGACACAAACGCTGTGCTATCGGCCGCCCTTGCAGCGATAAAGCTGGGAATAAGACTGGCGCATGTTGAAGCAGGGCTTAGGAGTTATGACAGACGTATGCCCGAGGAGCACAACAGGAGACTGACTGACCATGCTTCCGACTACCTGTTTGCACCTACCGAACACTCAGCCCGCATTCTGAGAGAAGAGAAGGTCTGGGGGGAGGTGTTTGTGACTGGTAACACTGTGATTGATGCGATTGAAGCGGCACTGCCTCGAGCACGGAAGAAGAGCAGGATCTTGTCTGATTTGGACTTGAAAGGCCGGGACTTTGTGCTTCTGACACTTCACAGGGCAGAGAATGTGGACGACAGGTCGGTCTTGAACGGTCTGATAAGAGGCATTATGTCACTCGATAGAGAGGTGGTATTCGCCGCACATCCTCGGACCGTGTCACGTCTGAAGGAATTCGGACTGATGTCGACCATCGAGTCTGCAGGAACGATTAGAGTAATCCCGCCACCGAGTTACTTGGACTTCCTAGTACTACTTCAGGCTTGCAGATTCGTCTTGACGGACTCGGGCGGAATCCAAGAGGAGGCTACTGCTCCATCTGTCAACAAGAGTGTGTTTGTGCTGAGGACATCCACAGAGCGTCCTGAGGCCGTAGAGTCCGGCCATGCGTCAGTGGTGGGCGTTGACCCGGCGTCATTTCCACAACGGATTCTTGAGGACCTAGCACACGAAAAGACCTGCTCAAGGAGATGTCCGTTTGGTGACGGGAGGGCCTCACGTACGATACTGGACATACTTCAGAGGAGACTTGGGTAG
- a CDS encoding Snf7 family protein yields MGFLSGKKKVDTERGMLEIRGTMNAMTLRIRKLETRMMDEEKLAREALRRGDKAAARSHLAIVADLENRRGRYQQEFATLESALLNIEEAKDQAEVLRAFTIANHALAQARALLTPAEIQTQLDRLSQSFEQISIAGELLSEDLSSTGMSVETEERIDRRLESMEAEMLLEKEGVLPPLTTGAEHKTGTSVPTSEKRIDDLLADLEREAKEEREREAES; encoded by the coding sequence ATGGGCTTCCTGAGCGGCAAGAAGAAAGTCGACACCGAGCGCGGAATGCTTGAGATACGCGGTACTATGAATGCGATGACTCTGCGGATCCGAAAGCTCGAGACACGTATGATGGATGAGGAGAAGCTCGCCAGAGAGGCACTGCGTCGCGGTGACAAGGCCGCTGCTCGTTCTCATCTGGCAATAGTCGCCGACTTGGAGAATCGGCGGGGACGCTACCAACAGGAGTTTGCCACCTTGGAGAGCGCCCTACTCAACATTGAGGAGGCGAAGGACCAGGCTGAAGTACTCAGGGCATTCACAATTGCCAACCACGCCCTCGCTCAGGCCCGGGCGCTTCTCACGCCAGCCGAGATTCAGACACAATTGGACCGGCTCTCCCAGTCCTTTGAGCAGATCTCGATTGCGGGAGAGCTCTTGTCCGAGGACCTGAGTAGCACGGGTATGTCCGTGGAAACAGAGGAGCGGATAGACAGACGACTCGAGTCCATGGAGGCTGAGATGCTTCTCGAGAAGGAAGGCGTGCTTCCTCCCCTCACCACTGGTGCTGAGCACAAGACAGGGACCTCTGTTCCTACATCGGAGAAGAGAATCGATGACCTCCTCGCAGACTTGGAAAGAGAGGCCAAGGAAGAACGAGAACGTGAGGCCGAGTCCTAG
- the surE gene encoding 5'/3'-nucleotidase SurE, producing MYKTCLTNDDGPHSRGLLALAESLAEVCELTVIVPDGQRSATGKGLTLNRPLRATETTAKGYRMIMHDGTPADSVVLAPFFMEQIDLFVSGINAGANLGYQSILTSGTVGAAMEASLKGYKAIAASMEAGPQDWFNQTGAGGNLGRAARITCDVAIRVLKHGLPDGTDILNLNFPCHLEEEAPLVVTRPTRVRMRNEVDQRTDPHGRKYYWFVGVEVEPEPGTDAHVVLKENGVSISPLRINGIAEEHLEAVRRFLATPFS from the coding sequence ATGTACAAGACCTGCCTCACAAACGATGACGGACCGCATAGTCGAGGGCTACTCGCACTCGCAGAGAGTCTGGCTGAGGTCTGCGAACTCACGGTGATAGTGCCTGATGGGCAAAGGAGCGCCACAGGCAAGGGACTGACTCTGAACCGTCCACTGAGAGCAACGGAGACCACAGCTAAGGGTTACAGGATGATAATGCATGATGGCACCCCGGCAGACTCGGTTGTTTTGGCTCCGTTCTTCATGGAACAGATAGACCTCTTCGTATCGGGCATAAACGCCGGAGCAAATCTGGGCTATCAGAGCATACTGACAAGTGGGACTGTTGGCGCTGCCATGGAGGCCTCACTCAAGGGATACAAAGCCATTGCTGCGTCGATGGAGGCCGGTCCTCAGGACTGGTTCAACCAGACGGGGGCAGGAGGTAACCTCGGACGCGCTGCCAGAATCACCTGTGACGTCGCCATCCGTGTACTCAAACATGGACTTCCCGACGGAACGGACATTCTCAACCTAAACTTCCCCTGTCATCTGGAGGAAGAAGCCCCACTGGTCGTCACCAGACCAACGCGCGTCAGAATGCGGAATGAAGTTGACCAGAGAACGGACCCACATGGCAGAAAGTACTACTGGTTCGTGGGCGTCGAGGTCGAGCCAGAGCCGGGGACTGATGCTCACGTGGTCCTAAAAGAAAACGGAGTGTCGATATCCCCACTGAGGATCAATGGCATCGCGGAGGAGCATCTTGAGGCTGTCAGGAGGTTCTTAGCGACTCCATTCTCCTGA